A region from the Rufibacter sp. DG15C genome encodes:
- a CDS encoding response regulator, producing the protein MEPQVRLLVVDDDEVDRMIIKRSLHTANVDAVVTNAAKGEEALQALAQKQFDFIFIDFMLPDMNGLELLQIIRERGITTPVQIVTSQGDERIAVEAMKTGASDYLPKTLLTPEGISQSIRNAIRLHRIEEERLRTEQELRHTQEQLETVISGAPIILWAIDNAGSYTMCRGNGLSLIGLQQDELVGTSAFEVFKEFSSVMACMRRALSGHSCKCTIQMQAVWFDCLFLPIRDNNVVTGVIGVCYDITERIVIEQELKNAKDAALGVARVKEQFLANMSHEIRTPMNGILGLTEVLWNTKLDDNQRDYLQAINTSANNLMVIINDLLDFSKIEAGKITLESIPFDLRLLIKQLLAILEIKAKERNNTLKFLLDSDIPDFVQGDPVRLSQILNNLIGNALKFTENGSIKLSIEVVAQEAERVFLEFTVTDTGIGIQEEKLASIFEKFTQGSSDTTRRFGGTGLGLSIAKELVEVQGGKIAVESQIGRGSTFRVVIPFFKSDAIPESVGTHAPEAEVSLEVLQGAHILLAEDNPINQLLVKKLLEDGRMTYQIANNGKEAMDLLAEYDFDLVLMDMQMPEMDGYEAMHHIRHDMGSKSSIPIIALTAHASQGEATKCIMAGANSFVSKPFKAQVLLHEMATFLSHRASIPAASPFASQTNPVAPAASIADGLPSNEMENSQGINLSYLEQFADGNTQFMLEIIEIFISQTPGQLEEMQEAASKSDWTEVRALAHKMKSSLALIGVEEIQELNSQIEHSALHRVHTNELESLIAELAHLTHNVIQQLQVEVQRLKHSA; encoded by the coding sequence ATGGAGCCCCAAGTCCGACTTTTAGTTGTAGATGACGATGAAGTAGACCGCATGATCATAAAGCGGTCTCTGCACACTGCCAACGTAGACGCCGTAGTGACCAACGCTGCCAAGGGCGAGGAAGCCTTGCAAGCCTTGGCCCAAAAGCAGTTTGACTTTATTTTCATTGACTTCATGCTCCCAGACATGAATGGGCTGGAGTTGTTACAGATCATCAGGGAACGGGGCATTACCACACCGGTACAGATTGTCACGTCCCAGGGAGATGAGCGCATAGCCGTAGAGGCCATGAAGACCGGGGCCTCAGACTACCTTCCTAAGACCCTTCTGACCCCTGAGGGCATTTCGCAAAGCATCAGAAACGCAATTAGGCTCCACCGCATTGAAGAAGAGCGCCTTAGAACGGAACAGGAGCTTCGTCATACTCAGGAACAATTAGAAACCGTTATTTCTGGGGCACCTATCATTCTTTGGGCCATTGACAATGCCGGCAGTTATACCATGTGCCGGGGAAACGGGCTATCCTTGATTGGCCTGCAGCAGGATGAATTGGTGGGCACCTCTGCGTTCGAAGTATTCAAGGAGTTTTCTAGTGTAATGGCCTGCATGCGCCGCGCCTTAAGTGGGCATTCCTGTAAGTGTACCATTCAAATGCAGGCCGTCTGGTTTGACTGTCTGTTTCTTCCCATCCGGGATAATAATGTGGTGACGGGCGTCATTGGCGTATGCTATGATATCACAGAGCGCATTGTCATTGAACAGGAACTCAAGAACGCCAAAGACGCGGCCTTGGGAGTGGCGCGCGTAAAAGAGCAGTTTCTGGCCAACATGAGTCATGAGATAAGGACGCCCATGAACGGTATTCTTGGCTTGACCGAAGTGCTCTGGAACACCAAATTGGACGACAACCAACGGGATTACCTGCAAGCCATCAATACCTCGGCCAATAACCTCATGGTCATCATCAATGACCTTCTTGACTTCTCTAAAATTGAAGCCGGTAAAATCACCTTGGAGTCCATTCCTTTTGACTTGCGGCTGCTCATCAAGCAACTGCTCGCCATCTTAGAGATTAAAGCCAAGGAACGTAACAACACCCTTAAATTCTTACTGGACAGTGACATCCCAGATTTTGTGCAGGGAGACCCGGTAAGGTTGAGCCAGATCTTGAACAACCTCATTGGCAATGCCCTAAAGTTCACAGAAAACGGTAGCATAAAACTAAGCATTGAAGTAGTAGCCCAAGAAGCTGAACGGGTGTTTCTGGAGTTTACCGTCACAGATACCGGCATTGGCATTCAAGAAGAAAAGCTGGCCAGCATCTTTGAGAAATTCACGCAGGGCAGCAGCGATACCACACGTCGGTTTGGAGGGACGGGATTAGGTCTTTCCATTGCCAAAGAATTGGTAGAAGTACAAGGTGGCAAGATTGCAGTAGAAAGCCAGATAGGCCGCGGAAGCACCTTTAGAGTAGTAATTCCTTTTTTTAAGTCAGATGCCATTCCAGAATCCGTAGGCACGCATGCACCGGAGGCTGAGGTCTCTCTTGAAGTATTACAGGGCGCCCACATCCTATTAGCAGAAGACAACCCCATTAACCAACTGCTGGTCAAAAAATTACTGGAAGACGGCCGCATGACCTACCAGATTGCCAACAACGGCAAAGAGGCAATGGATCTACTGGCCGAGTATGACTTTGACTTAGTCCTAATGGATATGCAGATGCCCGAAATGGATGGCTATGAAGCGATGCACCACATCAGGCATGATATGGGGTCAAAAAGCAGCATTCCTATTATTGCATTGACCGCACACGCCAGCCAAGGCGAGGCTACCAAATGCATCATGGCAGGCGCAAATTCTTTTGTGTCTAAACCATTCAAGGCGCAGGTTCTACTGCATGAAATGGCCACGTTCTTGAGTCACAGAGCAAGCATTCCTGCTGCTTCCCCATTTGCCTCCCAAACGAATCCAGTCGCTCCAGCCGCATCCATTGCTGACGGTTTGCCATCAAATGAAATGGAAAATTCTCAGGGAATCAACCTGTCCTACCTAGAGCAATTCGCGGATGGGAATACGCAGTTCATGCTGGAAATCATAGAAATTTTCATAAGCCAGACACCCGGCCAACTTGAAGAAATGCAGGAGGCTGCCAGTAAATCTGACTGGACAGAGGTGCGTGCCCTTGCGCACAAGATGAAGTCCTCACTGGCTTTAATTGGAGTAGAAGAAATACAGGAACTAAACAGCCAAATTGAGCATTCTGCCTTGCATCGTGTGCACACTAATGAGCTTGAAAGCCTTATTGCGGAGTTGGCTCATTTGACACACAATGTAATTCAACAGTTGCAGGTAGAAGTGCAACGCCTGAAACACAGCGCGTAA
- a CDS encoding response regulator: MNSKNTPILLVEDDPLDVENIRRAFKAQGMENKVYVASTGTMALDMLLGTSEEVLSPAPKIILLDLNLPGMGGLEVLQAIRANHALRSCSVFVMTSSHDEKDVLNAYDLNVAGYIVKPIQYGSYTETVATLNSFWELIELPN, translated from the coding sequence TTGAATAGCAAGAACACGCCCATCCTGTTGGTAGAAGATGACCCACTGGATGTAGAAAACATACGCAGAGCTTTTAAGGCTCAGGGCATGGAGAACAAGGTATATGTGGCCAGCACCGGCACCATGGCCTTGGACATGCTTTTGGGCACCTCAGAAGAAGTCTTGTCTCCTGCACCCAAAATCATCCTGCTGGACCTAAACCTGCCAGGCATGGGCGGATTGGAAGTTTTGCAGGCTATTAGGGCTAACCACGCCTTGAGGTCTTGCAGCGTGTTTGTCATGACTTCCTCGCATGATGAGAAAGACGTACTCAATGCCTATGACCTCAATGTGGCTGGCTATATTGTAAAACCCATCCAGTACGGATCCTACACAGAGACCGTGGCTACGCTCAATTCTTTCTGGGAATTGATTGAACTGCCCAATTAA
- a CDS encoding response regulator → MEEKVVNILLVEDDEVDIMNVQRAFKKNNINNPLHIAHNGIEALEMLRSNAIPMPPIIILDINMPKMNGIEFLQELRQDPVLNRISVFVMTTSNEDSDKINAYNLNVAGYILKPLSFEKFISAVATLDRYWKLCERP, encoded by the coding sequence ATGGAAGAGAAAGTGGTAAACATATTGTTGGTGGAGGATGATGAAGTGGATATCATGAACGTGCAGCGCGCCTTCAAGAAAAACAACATCAACAACCCCTTGCATATAGCCCATAATGGCATTGAGGCTCTGGAGATGCTACGTTCTAATGCCATCCCCATGCCGCCCATCATTATCCTAGACATTAACATGCCCAAGATGAACGGCATTGAGTTCTTGCAGGAACTGCGGCAGGACCCTGTTCTCAACAGAATAAGCGTGTTTGTGATGACCACCTCTAATGAGGACAGTGACAAGATAAACGCTTACAATCTAAACGTGGCCGGCTATATCTTAAAACCTTTGTCATTTGAGAAATTCATCTCGGCGGTGGCTACTTTGGACCGGTACTGGAAGCTTTGTGAGCGTCCATAA
- a CDS encoding ATP-binding protein: MNQAPDTTCQEQLALLKQEYEEFAYIVSHDLKAPLRAICNLSGWISEDLGENIDPDIAHNIKLLQNRAERMERMINAVLSFSRVNRQELDIGEVDVKELVLEVAALFQKSHGLHLTVEPLPTFTTYAKKLETVFAKLLENAVTFNESGKPEVHISAAEQESFYTFTVTDNGIGISEDAKEKVFKLFYTVQPKDEEEHLGAGLTIVKKIVQFVGGTIQVQPTMDQGATFQFTWPKHIL, from the coding sequence ATGAACCAAGCCCCAGACACTACCTGCCAAGAGCAGCTTGCCCTCTTAAAACAAGAGTATGAAGAGTTTGCCTACATTGTCTCTCATGATTTGAAGGCTCCTTTGCGCGCCATTTGTAACCTGTCTGGCTGGATAAGTGAAGACCTAGGCGAAAACATTGACCCAGACATCGCTCATAACATCAAACTTTTGCAAAACCGGGCAGAACGCATGGAGCGCATGATCAATGCCGTGTTGTCCTTCTCGCGGGTAAACCGTCAGGAACTTGACATAGGAGAGGTAGATGTAAAAGAGTTGGTACTAGAAGTAGCGGCTCTTTTTCAGAAAAGCCATGGCCTACACTTAACGGTAGAGCCGTTGCCTACGTTTACTACTTATGCCAAGAAACTAGAGACCGTTTTTGCTAAGCTTCTAGAAAACGCCGTCACCTTTAATGAGTCAGGAAAACCAGAGGTACACATCTCTGCTGCAGAGCAGGAGTCGTTTTATACCTTTACTGTGACGGACAATGGCATAGGTATTAGTGAAGACGCCAAGGAAAAAGTATTCAAGCTGTTTTACACGGTGCAACCCAAAGACGAGGAAGAACACCTAGGCGCGGGCCTTACCATCGTGAAAAAGATAGTGCAGTTTGTAGGGGGCACCATTCAGGTGCAGCCTACCATGGACCAAGGTGCCACGTTTCAGTTTACCTGGCCTAAACATATTTTATAA
- a CDS encoding ATP-binding protein has protein sequence MKLITTIHLGIGFILLMFCIVTLGYVQQTRQVRADINEVLYASNTIKQSETAQKQLIDMETGFRGYLLTGEEAFLDPYYRGQKDFFTSLATLDTLTEALPTQNKIVHTIGDEANVWITTFTEPLRKARAVSSTSPVAKAYYDSLFNATAQRAVGKKIVDGIRAKFTIIEEDEEIAKQLRVKELNGSFARTNYIAIGLTLIAILAGVLISYMIGKSISRRFVKMTALANSIANGNYNVALVDDRKDEISSLTKSLNKMAAKLQDSFAHLTKVNKELDQFAYVVSHDLKAPLRAINNLAEWISEDLTEKDPDILQNLSMMRGRVHRMENLINGILDYSRVGRKELPSTHFSVQDLLKETIENLSPPPGFKIVATTPLPTLFTERTLFYQVLANLLSNAFKYHHKTEGLIQVRCVELSDVYQFEVEDDGPGIPQEYHKKVFGMFQTMEARDVKESTGVGLAIVKKIVEEKDGEIWIESVKGNGSIFKFTWPKEKVVDASQEEEELNQEV, from the coding sequence ATGAAACTAATCACCACCATCCACTTGGGCATCGGGTTTATCTTGCTTATGTTCTGCATAGTGACGCTGGGGTATGTGCAACAAACCAGACAGGTACGTGCAGACATTAATGAAGTGTTGTACGCCTCCAACACCATTAAGCAGTCTGAAACCGCCCAAAAGCAGTTGATTGATATGGAAACAGGCTTTAGAGGCTACCTTTTGACCGGCGAAGAAGCTTTTTTAGACCCTTATTATAGAGGCCAGAAGGATTTCTTCACGTCACTGGCCACACTAGATACCTTAACAGAAGCGCTTCCTACCCAGAACAAGATTGTTCATACCATTGGCGATGAGGCTAACGTTTGGATTACCACCTTCACTGAGCCTCTAAGAAAAGCGAGGGCTGTTTCAAGTACAAGCCCCGTTGCCAAAGCTTATTATGATTCACTGTTCAATGCCACGGCGCAGCGGGCAGTGGGTAAAAAGATTGTGGACGGCATACGAGCCAAGTTCACCATAATTGAAGAGGACGAGGAAATTGCCAAACAACTAAGGGTAAAGGAATTGAATGGTTCCTTTGCCAGAACCAATTACATTGCCATCGGGCTTACGTTGATTGCCATTCTGGCGGGCGTGTTAATCTCCTACATGATTGGCAAAAGTATTAGCCGGCGGTTTGTGAAAATGACGGCGCTGGCCAACAGCATTGCCAATGGAAACTACAACGTGGCCTTGGTGGATGACCGAAAGGATGAGATAAGCAGCCTGACCAAGTCTTTAAACAAGATGGCGGCCAAGTTGCAGGACAGTTTTGCCCACTTAACCAAAGTAAACAAGGAGCTGGACCAGTTTGCCTACGTGGTGTCTCATGACCTGAAAGCGCCTTTACGGGCCATTAATAACCTAGCTGAGTGGATATCTGAAGACCTCACAGAAAAAGATCCAGACATTCTCCAGAACCTGTCTATGATGCGGGGCCGCGTGCACCGCATGGAGAACCTCATCAACGGCATTCTGGATTACAGCCGTGTAGGTAGAAAAGAACTACCCAGCACACACTTTTCTGTGCAGGACCTTTTGAAGGAAACCATAGAGAACCTGTCCCCTCCTCCCGGGTTCAAGATTGTGGCTACTACCCCGCTTCCTACCTTGTTCACAGAGCGAACCTTATTTTATCAAGTGTTGGCGAATCTCTTAAGCAATGCCTTTAAGTACCACCACAAAACCGAGGGCCTCATCCAAGTACGCTGCGTGGAACTGTCAGACGTTTACCAGTTTGAAGTGGAAGATGACGGTCCGGGGATTCCGCAGGAGTATCACAAGAAGGTGTTTGGCATGTTCCAGACCATGGAAGCCCGCGACGTGAAAGAAAGCACGGGCGTGGGCCTGGCCATCGTGAAAAAGATTGTAGAGGAAAAGGACGGTGAAATCTGGATTGAATCAGTGAAAGGAAATGGCTCCATCTTTAAATTCACCTGGCCCAAAGAGAAAGTGGTAGATGCTTCCCAAGAGGAAGAAGAGCTTAACCAAGAAGTATAA
- a CDS encoding bifunctional 2-polyprenyl-6-hydroxyphenol methylase/3-demethylubiquinol 3-O-methyltransferase UbiG has product MTPQNSADPLGTAILDFWQGNKTAEVQVFSDQADPDVLPVSYLFRSKAEMPEREQEALTMCKGRILDVGAGAGSHALALQQKGESVTALELSEKACEVMQARGIQHVLCGDFFGLAPKPFDTLLLLMNGVGLAGTLDNLPHFLETCKKWLAPNGQILLESSDILYLYEEEDGSVLVDLNGDYYGELTYVMQYQEEQTKPFPWLFVDFGLLQQYAEEVGLSAELVRKEEDNHYLARLTFQ; this is encoded by the coding sequence ATGACTCCTCAAAACTCCGCAGATCCGCTGGGCACGGCCATTTTAGATTTCTGGCAGGGAAATAAGACCGCCGAAGTTCAGGTTTTCTCAGACCAGGCTGACCCAGATGTCCTACCGGTGTCCTATTTGTTCAGGTCAAAAGCTGAGATGCCTGAGCGGGAGCAGGAGGCCTTGACTATGTGCAAAGGCCGCATTTTGGACGTAGGGGCGGGAGCGGGGTCACATGCCTTGGCGCTACAGCAGAAAGGAGAGTCTGTCACGGCTCTTGAACTATCCGAGAAAGCCTGCGAGGTAATGCAAGCCAGAGGCATTCAGCATGTTCTCTGCGGCGATTTCTTCGGTTTAGCGCCAAAGCCCTTTGATACGTTATTGCTATTGATGAATGGCGTGGGCTTGGCAGGAACCTTGGACAACCTGCCTCATTTTCTGGAAACATGTAAAAAATGGTTGGCCCCCAACGGACAAATTCTTCTGGAGTCATCTGATATCCTTTACCTCTATGAAGAGGAGGATGGATCTGTGCTTGTTGATTTAAACGGCGATTATTACGGTGAACTCACCTATGTCATGCAGTACCAAGAAGAGCAGACCAAACCCTTCCCTTGGCTTTTTGTGGACTTCGGCTTGTTGCAACAGTATGCAGAAGAAGTTGGTTTGTCAGCTGAATTGGTGAGGAAGGAAGAGGACAACCATTATTTGGCCAGGCTAACCTTTCAATAG
- a CDS encoding PAS domain-containing protein codes for MALSASFPIPAGFLEVLPDPTVLMNLAGEMLYANQAAQHTFGWDKATIHEHSLKAILSPEESQKLQAAITGQTAQEKVTIAISLPEGSYPQVLDVQIIAHPVENPFYFLLTFQSQNANSQVKAQKRNSVFPALMQSEETQKALLHHSAFLKHSIDGLFAFDMELRYTLWNPYMEGLTGKPKEQVVGRKVADVFPYFEKTQEYTYFKEALTGEYFKVTGRQAHHDRDKFHDGYLFPIKDSAQEIIGAMCILHEVTQQIKAEQEAQAKGQLLQEAQTMAQTILSNSPVGIFTFTGPELVITSWNPTIEKLSGIAAKDIIGKSAFEFYPDYRSSPIVAQLSRVFLGETLQMLNHVSKDGKRVLNVYFKPLITTDGTVKGGVGHIQNVTAQFNLEKKNAMAAQEKQLAIMRAVLQTQEEEKKRMAELLHNNLGQTLYGTGMQLKQYLATQKLSKKHQEFLQRIEALVSEAISDTKKISFELMPSLLDDFGLAVALEELASKIAPASLQVQIKMELGEKRPIARLEICLYRIVQELMNNAIKHAQASHLFVLIKRTGKLLEVSVKDNGVGYAHPPKSKNRGAGLVNIQNRVNAQGGTWTVQSEPGKGTYNQILLPVKGR; via the coding sequence ATGGCGCTGTCTGCTTCCTTTCCCATTCCGGCCGGATTTTTAGAAGTCCTGCCAGACCCTACGGTTTTGATGAACCTGGCAGGGGAGATGCTGTATGCCAATCAAGCTGCGCAGCATACATTTGGATGGGATAAGGCAACCATACATGAGCATTCCCTGAAAGCAATTCTTAGCCCCGAAGAAAGCCAAAAACTGCAGGCAGCCATAACTGGTCAAACAGCCCAAGAAAAAGTAACGATTGCCATATCGCTTCCAGAGGGTTCTTACCCTCAAGTCTTGGACGTTCAAATAATTGCGCACCCTGTAGAAAATCCTTTCTACTTTTTGTTGACGTTTCAGTCACAAAATGCCAACAGCCAGGTTAAAGCGCAAAAAAGGAATTCTGTCTTTCCTGCGCTTATGCAGTCAGAAGAAACCCAAAAGGCCTTACTACACCATTCAGCCTTTCTAAAGCATAGCATAGATGGTTTGTTTGCTTTTGATATGGAACTACGGTATACGCTCTGGAATCCCTACATGGAAGGGTTGACCGGCAAGCCCAAGGAGCAGGTGGTTGGCCGGAAAGTCGCAGACGTTTTCCCGTATTTCGAGAAAACACAGGAGTACACTTATTTTAAAGAAGCCCTCACAGGCGAGTATTTCAAGGTGACCGGCCGCCAGGCCCACCATGACCGTGACAAATTCCATGACGGCTACCTTTTCCCTATTAAAGACAGCGCGCAGGAGATTATTGGGGCCATGTGCATTCTCCATGAGGTCACCCAGCAAATCAAAGCAGAACAAGAGGCGCAGGCCAAAGGACAGCTATTACAAGAGGCCCAGACCATGGCCCAGACTATTTTGAGTAACAGTCCCGTTGGTATTTTTACCTTTACCGGCCCAGAACTTGTCATCACTTCCTGGAACCCTACCATTGAAAAATTGTCTGGCATTGCAGCCAAGGATATTATTGGCAAATCTGCCTTTGAGTTCTACCCAGATTACCGCTCGTCGCCCATTGTTGCCCAACTGTCCAGGGTATTTTTGGGGGAGACCCTCCAAATGCTTAATCATGTGAGCAAAGATGGCAAGCGCGTTCTTAACGTCTATTTTAAACCCCTGATCACCACAGATGGCACCGTAAAAGGAGGGGTGGGGCACATCCAGAACGTGACGGCGCAGTTTAACCTGGAGAAAAAGAATGCGATGGCTGCCCAAGAAAAGCAATTGGCCATCATGCGCGCGGTGCTGCAAACCCAGGAAGAGGAGAAAAAGCGTATGGCCGAGCTGCTCCATAACAACTTGGGCCAGACGCTTTATGGGACCGGTATGCAATTGAAGCAGTATTTGGCCACCCAGAAACTAAGCAAAAAACATCAGGAGTTTTTACAACGCATAGAAGCTTTGGTTTCAGAGGCCATCTCAGATACCAAGAAAATCTCCTTTGAGTTAATGCCCTCGCTGTTGGATGATTTTGGGTTGGCTGTTGCCTTAGAGGAGCTTGCTTCTAAAATTGCTCCTGCCTCCCTGCAAGTACAGATTAAGATGGAACTAGGGGAGAAGCGGCCCATTGCCAGATTAGAAATTTGCCTGTACCGCATTGTGCAAGAGTTGATGAACAACGCCATTAAGCACGCACAAGCCTCACACCTCTTTGTTCTCATAAAAAGAACGGGCAAATTGCTGGAGGTTTCCGTGAAGGACAACGGCGTAGGGTATGCGCATCCGCCTAAATCAAAAAATAGAGGGGCAGGATTGGTCAATATTCAGAACCGCGTAAATGCACAGGGCGGCACTTGGACTGTACAGTCAGAGCCTGGCAAAGGCACCTACAATCAAATTCTGTTACCAGTTAAAGGTAGATAG
- a CDS encoding STAS domain-containing protein yields MLEIAFTDEREVYTIILSGIITAKTAHLFEEALEKGGLSCKKQVVLDCGQLTTLSSKGIGLLMAYLPYYEDHRISLTLRQLCPKINAVLVMLGMDRYLNLQVRSTSSLS; encoded by the coding sequence ATGCTTGAGATTGCTTTTACGGATGAGAGGGAGGTGTACACTATTATTTTATCCGGCATCATTACTGCTAAGACGGCGCATCTCTTTGAAGAAGCATTGGAAAAAGGTGGTCTTTCCTGCAAAAAACAAGTGGTCCTTGACTGTGGGCAGCTGACTACACTATCCAGCAAAGGAATTGGTTTGCTAATGGCTTACCTGCCCTATTATGAAGACCACCGAATCTCTCTGACCCTACGCCAGCTTTGCCCTAAAATCAATGCAGTCTTGGTTATGCTAGGCATGGACCGCTACTTGAACCTACAAGTGCGTAGTACGTCCAGCCTATCTTAA
- a CDS encoding response regulator transcription factor produces the protein MKTKYKVILTDDHTIIRDGIKALLQDDLDIQVIGEASSGEELLFLLPSTPADVVVLDIKMPGMDGFETASQVKSLMPETQVLALTMMDHEHYIMQMLKAGANGYLLKSVGKRELAHAIKMVGNGGSYISTEIALNLLHKYCSLEAPKSQEPRSLGTGNELSKRELEVLKLIADGLTNSAIAEKLFTSKRTIETHRQNLLEKTQTKNTASLITYAFNYGILKTEA, from the coding sequence ATGAAAACTAAGTATAAAGTAATATTAACCGATGATCATACCATCATTAGGGACGGCATAAAAGCCCTCCTGCAGGATGATTTGGACATACAGGTAATAGGGGAGGCCTCCAGCGGCGAAGAGTTATTATTTCTATTGCCTTCTACTCCTGCAGACGTAGTGGTTTTAGACATTAAGATGCCCGGCATGGACGGATTTGAAACGGCCTCACAGGTAAAATCCTTGATGCCTGAAACGCAGGTTTTGGCCTTGACCATGATGGACCATGAACACTACATCATGCAAATGCTCAAAGCAGGTGCCAATGGGTATTTACTAAAGAGTGTAGGAAAACGGGAACTGGCCCATGCTATTAAGATGGTGGGCAATGGCGGCTCATATATCAGCACCGAAATTGCCTTGAACCTGCTGCATAAGTACTGCAGCTTAGAGGCTCCCAAGTCTCAAGAGCCGAGAAGTCTGGGAACCGGCAACGAACTCTCCAAGCGGGAGCTGGAAGTCCTGAAGCTCATAGCAGACGGGCTCACCAACAGTGCGATTGCAGAGAAGCTGTTCACCAGCAAACGCACCATTGAAACCCACCGCCAGAACCTGTTAGAGAAGACGCAGACTAAAAACACGGCCTCCTTGATAACCTATGCCTTTAATTACGGCATCCTGAAAACAGAAGCTTAG
- a CDS encoding pyruvate dehydrogenase complex E1 component subunit beta, whose product MRTIQFREALREAMSEEMRRDPKVFLMGEEVAQYNGAYKVSQGMLDEFGPERVIDTPIAELGFAGIGVGASMNGLRPIVEFMTFNFSLVAIDQVINSAAKMMSMSGGQYSCPMVFRGPTGSAGMLSSQHSQNFENWYANTPGLKVVVPSNPYDAKGLLKTAIRDNDPVIFMESEQMYGDKGEVPEEEYLIPIGVADVKRKGKDVTIVSFGKMMKIALGAAEELAKDGVDAEVIDLRSVRPIDYKCIIESVKRTNRLVVVEEAWPLASISSEIAFNIQHNAFDYLDAPVKRVTCRDVPLPYAPTLIEASLPNVQRVIEAVKSVTYAKA is encoded by the coding sequence ATGCGTACTATACAATTCAGAGAAGCATTGCGCGAAGCAATGTCAGAGGAAATGCGCCGCGACCCAAAGGTGTTCCTGATGGGCGAGGAAGTAGCCCAATACAACGGTGCCTATAAAGTAAGCCAAGGCATGCTGGACGAGTTCGGGCCGGAGCGCGTGATTGACACGCCTATCGCTGAGCTGGGTTTTGCCGGTATTGGCGTGGGTGCTTCTATGAATGGTCTTAGACCTATCGTGGAGTTCATGACCTTCAACTTCTCCTTGGTAGCCATTGACCAGGTGATCAACTCAGCGGCTAAGATGATGTCCATGTCGGGTGGTCAGTACTCTTGCCCTATGGTGTTCAGAGGTCCAACAGGTAGCGCGGGCATGCTGTCCAGCCAGCACTCTCAGAACTTTGAGAACTGGTACGCCAACACCCCCGGCTTGAAAGTGGTGGTTCCATCTAACCCGTATGACGCCAAAGGCCTTTTAAAGACCGCCATCCGTGACAACGACCCGGTGATCTTCATGGAGTCTGAGCAGATGTACGGTGATAAAGGCGAAGTTCCGGAAGAAGAATACCTAATTCCAATCGGCGTAGCAGATGTAAAGCGCAAAGGCAAGGACGTGACCATTGTTTCCTTCGGGAAGATGATGAAGATTGCCCTGGGAGCCGCTGAAGAGTTGGCCAAAGACGGCGTTGACGCTGAGGTGATTGACTTACGCTCCGTGCGTCCTATTGACTACAAGTGCATCATTGAGTCTGTAAAACGCACCAACCGTCTGGTGGTGGTAGAGGAAGCCTGGCCGTTGGCGTCTATCTCTTCTGAGATTGCCTTCAACATTCAGCACAATGCGTTTGACTATTTAGACGCTCCAGTAAAACGCGTAACCTGCCGCGACGTTCCGTTGCCGTATGCTCCTACGTTAATTGAAGCTTCTTTGCCAAACGTGCAGCGCGTGATTGAAGCCGTAAAATCGGTGACGTACGCCAAAGCCTAG